The proteins below come from a single Microbacterium sp. SLBN-154 genomic window:
- a CDS encoding alpha/beta fold hydrolase codes for MPTLRHNGARLFWEAAGPDAAPALLFLHAGIATSAMWDPLWADLQRDFRVIRYDLRWFGNSPSDEVEYSNRDDAVAVLDAAGVEQAIFIGASYGGAVAIDTALEFPDRVAGLVTIGSGPGGFPEVEPTRREQELQRSIEQAEEARDWDRLVELEALSWGVGPTRETADVDPRFLQRLRELGDANKPLLDGDPRPVPMEPRAYGRLNEITVPALFIVGEHDTSAARAQAEHLAEAVTGASLHVFPGTAHMPSVEYPQPFIGLLREWLAEQVAG; via the coding sequence ATGCCGACTCTCCGCCACAACGGTGCCCGCCTCTTCTGGGAGGCCGCCGGACCCGACGCCGCGCCCGCGCTCCTCTTCCTCCACGCCGGCATCGCGACGTCGGCGATGTGGGATCCGCTGTGGGCCGACCTGCAGCGCGATTTCCGCGTCATCCGGTACGACCTCCGCTGGTTCGGCAACAGCCCTTCCGATGAGGTGGAGTACTCCAACCGTGACGACGCGGTCGCCGTCCTCGACGCCGCCGGCGTGGAGCAGGCGATCTTCATCGGGGCGTCGTACGGGGGTGCCGTCGCCATCGACACCGCTCTCGAGTTCCCCGACCGCGTCGCGGGTCTCGTGACGATCGGGTCGGGTCCGGGTGGGTTCCCCGAGGTGGAACCGACCCGACGCGAGCAGGAGCTGCAGCGTTCGATCGAACAGGCCGAGGAGGCGCGCGATTGGGATCGCCTCGTCGAGCTCGAAGCCCTCTCCTGGGGTGTCGGCCCGACGCGCGAAACGGCCGACGTCGACCCGCGCTTCCTCCAGCGGCTGCGCGAGCTGGGCGATGCGAACAAGCCGCTGCTCGACGGCGATCCCCGGCCCGTGCCGATGGAGCCGCGCGCGTACGGGCGCCTCAACGAGATCACGGTGCCCGCCCTCTTCATCGTGGGCGAGCACGACACGTCCGCCGCGCGGGCGCAGGCAGAGCATCTCGCCGAAGCCGTCACCGGCGCATCACTCCACGTCTTCCCCGGAACGGCGCACATGCCGAGCGTCGAGTATCCGCAGCCGTTCATTGGCCTGCTGCGCGAGTGGCTCGCCGAGCAGGTCGCCGGCTGA
- a CDS encoding acyl-CoA dehydrogenase, protein MTSSQPPRLSLFVEPAEWVEEALAAAAVIDGFGVDVPVTLAWAVEVGRTLPRDASLTDRWQLLAGAAFLDVGAARVLEPHLDALAIFDEAGVEPDAAATWGVFAAEGAGTRLTAERDATGWTLRGTKPWCSLAGSLSHALVTAWVDDERRRLFAVPLRHDTVTAHAGPWHARGLSQVVSAPVDFSGTPAEPVGDDGWYLRRPGFAHGGVGVAAAWWGGAMGLLPALRAAASTERADQIAHQHLGDADAALWAARAVLAETADVFSAGPRGDAGLLANRARTVTARAATTALETADLALGPLPLVADEAHARRVADLHLYLRQHHGARDVARIGRDLAASEQPW, encoded by the coding sequence ATGACGTCATCACAGCCGCCGCGCCTGTCGCTGTTCGTCGAGCCGGCGGAGTGGGTCGAGGAGGCGCTCGCCGCTGCGGCGGTGATCGACGGGTTCGGTGTCGACGTGCCCGTGACCCTCGCGTGGGCGGTCGAGGTCGGACGGACGTTGCCCCGCGACGCTTCGCTCACCGACCGCTGGCAGCTCCTCGCCGGCGCCGCGTTCCTCGATGTCGGCGCCGCGCGCGTCCTCGAACCGCACCTCGACGCACTCGCCATCTTCGACGAGGCGGGCGTCGAGCCGGACGCCGCCGCGACCTGGGGCGTCTTCGCCGCTGAAGGTGCCGGCACGCGGCTGACGGCCGAACGGGATGCCACGGGCTGGACGCTCCGCGGAACCAAACCGTGGTGCTCGCTCGCCGGCTCGCTCTCGCACGCCCTCGTGACCGCCTGGGTCGACGACGAGCGTCGGCGGCTCTTCGCCGTGCCTCTTCGTCACGACACCGTGACTGCGCACGCAGGTCCGTGGCATGCCCGCGGCCTGTCGCAGGTCGTCAGTGCCCCGGTCGATTTCTCGGGTACCCCGGCCGAACCGGTCGGCGACGACGGCTGGTACCTGCGCCGCCCGGGCTTCGCGCACGGCGGCGTGGGGGTCGCGGCAGCGTGGTGGGGTGGGGCGATGGGGCTGCTGCCGGCGCTCCGTGCCGCGGCGAGCACCGAGCGCGCCGACCAGATCGCCCATCAGCATCTGGGCGACGCCGATGCGGCGCTGTGGGCGGCACGCGCGGTGCTCGCCGAGACCGCCGACGTCTTCTCGGCCGGTCCGCGCGGCGATGCGGGGCTGCTGGCGAACCGGGCCCGCACCGTCACTGCCCGCGCGGCCACGACCGCGCTCGAGACCGCCGATCTCGCGCTCGGCCCGCTGCCGCTCGTCGCCGACGAGGCGCATGCGCGGCGTGTGGCCGATCTGCACCTCTACCTCCGCCAGCACCACGGCGCCCGCGACGTGGCGCGGATCGGGCGCGACCTCGCGGCATCGGAGCAGCCGTGGTGA
- a CDS encoding bifunctional PIG-L family deacetylase/class I SAM-dependent methyltransferase — protein sequence MTFSHLDAGTDEERWQAAFDARRLPNADLDVDALVVVAAHPDDETLGVAGLMHIVAAGGGRVIVVVATDGENSHPVSPTHTPDDLRSVRRGEVREALDKVCPAASVAFLGHTDGGLDAVQTRLTGEIEALVRTVGSPRSRTLVVSPWTGDAHRDHRIAGEAAHAVARHLGVRYRAYPIWLWHWGTADDPPWGHIELVPLGAEAHRAKAEALGAHRSQTAALSAAPGDEAIVSGRMLRHFTRGFETLIRIDDDPAPDESWHGSTPQEHFADLYARRRDPWGFETRWYEERKRAVLLASLPRPRYARAVELGSATGVLTAQLGDRCDELVGVDFAEAALETARDRLGERENVELMRATLPAEWPEGTFDLIVMSEVGYFWDAPDLERAIAQAIASLRPDGHLVACHWRHPVDTNPVSGDGVHIALRTQQDLAVVVRHEEDDFLLEVFARPPAPSVARETGML from the coding sequence GTGACCTTCAGCCACCTCGATGCCGGCACCGATGAGGAGCGGTGGCAGGCCGCGTTCGACGCGCGTCGGCTGCCGAATGCCGACCTCGACGTCGACGCCCTCGTCGTCGTCGCGGCGCACCCCGATGACGAGACGCTCGGGGTCGCCGGGCTCATGCACATCGTCGCCGCGGGCGGCGGTCGCGTGATCGTCGTCGTCGCGACCGACGGCGAGAACTCCCACCCCGTCTCACCCACCCACACGCCGGACGACCTGCGTTCGGTGCGCCGCGGTGAGGTGCGCGAAGCGCTGGACAAGGTCTGCCCCGCAGCATCCGTGGCCTTCCTCGGTCACACCGACGGCGGCCTCGATGCTGTGCAGACGCGTCTCACCGGCGAGATCGAGGCGCTCGTGCGGACGGTCGGCTCACCGCGCTCCCGCACGCTCGTCGTCTCACCGTGGACCGGCGACGCCCATCGCGACCACCGGATCGCCGGCGAAGCCGCGCACGCCGTCGCCCGCCACCTGGGCGTCCGGTACCGGGCGTACCCGATCTGGCTCTGGCACTGGGGAACCGCGGATGACCCGCCCTGGGGCCACATCGAACTGGTGCCCCTGGGGGCTGAAGCCCACCGAGCGAAAGCCGAGGCGCTCGGCGCCCATCGCAGCCAGACGGCGGCGCTGTCCGCCGCGCCCGGCGACGAGGCGATCGTGAGCGGACGGATGCTGCGACACTTCACCCGCGGCTTCGAGACCCTCATCCGCATCGATGACGATCCCGCACCCGATGAGTCGTGGCACGGGTCGACGCCGCAGGAGCACTTCGCCGATCTCTATGCCCGCCGCCGCGACCCGTGGGGATTCGAGACCCGCTGGTATGAGGAGCGCAAGCGCGCCGTGCTTCTCGCGTCGCTGCCCCGGCCGCGGTACGCACGGGCGGTCGAGCTCGGGAGTGCGACCGGGGTCTTGACCGCGCAGCTCGGCGACCGGTGCGACGAGCTCGTCGGCGTCGACTTCGCCGAGGCGGCGCTCGAGACCGCGCGCGATCGGCTGGGTGAGCGCGAGAACGTCGAGCTCATGCGAGCGACGCTCCCGGCGGAGTGGCCCGAGGGAACGTTCGACCTGATCGTGATGTCGGAGGTCGGCTACTTCTGGGACGCCCCCGACCTCGAACGTGCCATCGCACAGGCGATCGCCTCGCTCCGCCCCGACGGGCACCTCGTCGCGTGCCATTGGCGGCATCCGGTCGACACCAACCCCGTGAGCGGCGACGGAGTGCACATCGCGCTTCGCACCCAGCAGGATCTCGCGGTGGTGGTGCGGCATGAGGAGGACGACTTCCTGCTCGAGGTTTTCGCGCGTCCGCCGGCGCCGTCGGTCGCCCGCGAGACGGGCATGCTGTGA
- a CDS encoding glycosyltransferase: MTAVAVVVPVHDEEELLAGCLASLAVAVAAAEVVGVRVEVVLVLDDCTDRSSAIAAEYEVTTVAVRAARVGAARRAGVAEALRRLEPVDLADVWIANTDADSAVPVNWLTHQLALMRAGSDVVLGTVRPDFADLAPAHVAYWRATHHRGRPAGNTHGANLGVRGSVYRAAGGFTEVPEHEDVRLVEAARALGAIVTASDVAEVTTSGRVEGRTPGGYAAFVRATAAQFA; the protein is encoded by the coding sequence GTGACCGCCGTCGCGGTGGTCGTTCCCGTCCACGACGAGGAGGAGCTGCTGGCGGGCTGCCTGGCGTCGCTCGCCGTCGCGGTCGCCGCCGCCGAGGTGGTGGGGGTGCGTGTGGAGGTCGTCCTGGTGCTGGATGACTGCACTGACCGGTCGTCCGCCATCGCCGCCGAGTACGAGGTGACGACCGTCGCGGTCAGGGCCGCACGGGTGGGTGCCGCGCGCCGAGCGGGAGTGGCCGAGGCGCTCCGCCGGCTCGAACCGGTCGACCTCGCCGACGTATGGATCGCGAACACCGACGCCGATTCGGCGGTGCCCGTGAACTGGCTCACCCACCAGCTCGCGCTGATGCGCGCCGGTTCCGACGTCGTGCTCGGCACCGTGCGGCCCGACTTCGCCGACCTCGCACCCGCGCACGTCGCGTACTGGCGAGCGACCCACCATCGCGGCCGACCGGCCGGGAACACCCACGGCGCCAACCTCGGGGTGCGGGGGAGTGTGTACCGCGCCGCGGGCGGGTTCACCGAGGTGCCCGAGCACGAAGACGTCCGACTCGTCGAGGCGGCGCGTGCGCTCGGCGCGATCGTCACGGCGAGCGATGTCGCCGAGGTGACCACGTCGGGCCGCGTCGAGGGGCGCACGCCCGGCGGCTACGCCGCCTTCGTCCGCGCCACTGCGGCGCAGTTCGCCTGA
- a CDS encoding LLM class flavin-dependent oxidoreductase, whose translation MRHGIVILPQEPWAEARRKWEAAEHLGFDHAWTYDHLSWRSLADQPWHATIPTLTAAALATTTIRLGTFVASPNFRHPVPFAKEVATVDEISGGRMLLGVGSGGTGFDAFVLGQPEYTPRQRHERYVEFVAALDELLRFETPGSGGRMSFDGDWYTAHDARMVGEPAQHPRVPLILAANGPKGLALVAERGDAWVTTGPEGKSEEEWWRAIAALGARLDDALATQGRDPQTLDRYLSLDSESTYFLESVQKFEDAAGRAASLGFTDVITHWPRPDGVYAGSEDVLVEAASRFS comes from the coding sequence ATGCGCCACGGCATCGTCATCCTCCCGCAGGAGCCCTGGGCCGAGGCCCGCCGCAAGTGGGAGGCCGCCGAACACCTCGGTTTCGACCACGCCTGGACCTACGACCACCTCTCGTGGCGTTCGCTCGCCGACCAGCCCTGGCATGCGACCATCCCGACGCTGACGGCCGCGGCTCTTGCGACCACGACGATCAGGCTCGGCACCTTCGTGGCGTCGCCGAACTTCCGGCATCCGGTGCCCTTCGCCAAAGAGGTGGCGACCGTCGACGAGATCTCGGGCGGACGGATGCTGCTGGGCGTCGGATCGGGCGGCACCGGGTTCGACGCCTTCGTCCTCGGCCAGCCCGAGTACACGCCCCGTCAGCGCCACGAACGCTACGTCGAGTTCGTCGCCGCGCTCGATGAGCTGCTCCGCTTCGAAACGCCCGGGTCGGGTGGGAGGATGAGCTTCGACGGCGACTGGTACACCGCCCACGACGCACGGATGGTGGGGGAGCCCGCGCAGCATCCGCGCGTGCCCCTCATCCTCGCCGCGAACGGACCGAAGGGGTTGGCGTTGGTGGCCGAGCGCGGTGACGCGTGGGTGACGACGGGGCCCGAGGGCAAGTCCGAGGAGGAGTGGTGGCGGGCGATCGCCGCCCTGGGCGCACGTCTCGACGACGCCCTCGCCACTCAGGGACGCGACCCGCAGACGCTCGATCGGTACCTGTCGCTCGACTCCGAGAGCACGTACTTCCTCGAGAGCGTGCAGAAATTCGAAGACGCCGCCGGCCGCGCCGCCTCCCTCGGGTTCACCGATGTGATCACGCACTGGCCGCGGCCCGACGGCGTCTACGCCGGCAGTGAGGACGTGCTCGTCGAGGCCGCGTCACGCTTCTCCTGA
- a CDS encoding CHAD domain-containing protein, translating to MPSAGEVLTLSARAHTAAILHNDPRARLDEPGGVHQMRVATRRLRSLLQTFAPMFRADEVAPLRTELKWLAGELGVARDAEVMQAEIATAIRDEDAPADAGAGIEAKMDDAHRAAHARLCGALDSDRYHRLVLDLDRFVDDPPLSAQAGKRARRVLPRRADKAFARVRSAVAHARAADTPQERDRALHDARKAAKRARYAGEASADSFGEPAALFASRMEDVQEQLGEYQDSVVMRARLRELAAAETSPTTAFLYGRLDAREERRGELALERFDGAWEAATEKSVTAWTH from the coding sequence ATGCCGTCAGCCGGAGAGGTGCTCACCCTCAGTGCACGCGCGCACACCGCGGCCATCCTCCACAACGACCCTCGTGCCCGGCTCGACGAACCCGGCGGGGTGCATCAGATGCGCGTCGCGACGCGCCGCCTGCGAAGCCTGCTGCAGACCTTCGCACCGATGTTCCGAGCCGATGAGGTCGCGCCCCTTCGCACCGAACTGAAATGGCTCGCCGGCGAGCTCGGTGTCGCGCGTGACGCCGAGGTGATGCAGGCGGAGATCGCCACGGCGATCCGTGACGAGGACGCGCCGGCGGACGCCGGTGCCGGCATCGAAGCGAAGATGGATGACGCCCATCGGGCGGCGCACGCGCGGCTGTGCGGCGCGCTGGACTCCGACCGCTACCACCGGCTCGTCCTCGATCTGGATCGCTTCGTCGACGATCCTCCGCTGAGCGCCCAGGCCGGTAAACGCGCTCGACGCGTGCTGCCCCGACGGGCCGACAAGGCCTTCGCCCGCGTGCGGTCCGCCGTCGCGCACGCCCGCGCGGCGGACACACCGCAGGAACGCGACCGTGCGCTCCACGACGCGAGGAAGGCGGCGAAGCGCGCCCGATACGCCGGGGAAGCGTCGGCGGATTCCTTCGGAGAACCCGCGGCTCTCTTCGCGTCGCGGATGGAGGACGTGCAGGAGCAGCTCGGTGAGTATCAAGACAGCGTGGTCATGCGCGCGCGACTGCGCGAGTTGGCGGCCGCCGAGACGTCGCCGACGACCGCATTCCTCTACGGCCGCCTCGATGCCCGCGAAGAGCGGCGGGGGGAGCTCGCTCTCGAACGCTTCGACGGGGCGTGGGAGGCGGCGACGGAGAAGTCGGTGACGGCCTGGACGCACTGA
- a CDS encoding GTPase family protein, giving the protein MAADPPTKKPQIDQRPFLEATSEAKSRYGRFNLAVIGNTGVGKSSLVNAVFQRDWAAVGKGLPVTKGVRYYHDDSLGIWDIEGFEIGSAVPPREQLRDHLKTIEQHPRNEQIAVVWYCVKADDDRLTRADIDMIQELDARGLPVILVLTKVDWERNALKGSRRPTKGTREFIEWLENPVDESGRPITIPFARVMPTSTREKDGKGTGHGLGDLVAETLALSPADAKDAFRIAQRLNLPWKREMARPIITGAAGLAAGVAATPIPVGDALALAPIQLGMMGRIAAIYDLELKTMMSAGALAQLGVQISGQALARSFLKLIPGAGNAVNASVAAALTVAMGEGWMRLCEQVHTGKLDLAKVGDAWGEYVPGALDVVRKMAEQRVGKKKL; this is encoded by the coding sequence ATGGCCGCCGACCCTCCCACGAAGAAGCCGCAGATCGACCAGCGGCCGTTCCTCGAGGCGACCTCCGAGGCGAAGTCGCGGTATGGCCGGTTCAACCTCGCCGTCATCGGCAACACCGGCGTCGGCAAGTCGTCGCTGGTCAACGCGGTCTTCCAGCGCGACTGGGCCGCGGTCGGCAAGGGGCTCCCCGTCACGAAGGGCGTGCGGTACTACCATGACGACTCCCTCGGCATCTGGGACATCGAGGGCTTCGAGATCGGCTCCGCGGTCCCGCCGCGTGAACAGCTCCGCGACCACCTGAAGACCATCGAGCAGCACCCGCGCAACGAGCAGATCGCCGTGGTCTGGTACTGCGTGAAGGCTGATGACGACAGGCTCACGCGTGCGGACATCGACATGATCCAGGAGCTGGATGCCCGGGGGCTGCCGGTCATCCTGGTACTGACGAAGGTCGACTGGGAACGCAACGCGCTCAAGGGAAGCCGGCGACCGACGAAGGGCACCCGCGAGTTCATCGAATGGCTCGAGAACCCGGTCGACGAGAGCGGACGGCCGATCACGATCCCCTTCGCCCGGGTCATGCCCACCTCCACGCGCGAGAAAGACGGAAAGGGCACGGGCCACGGGCTCGGTGATCTCGTCGCGGAGACCCTCGCGCTGTCGCCCGCAGACGCGAAGGATGCGTTTCGCATCGCCCAGCGACTCAACCTCCCGTGGAAGCGCGAGATGGCCCGACCCATCATCACCGGCGCCGCAGGGCTCGCCGCCGGCGTCGCGGCGACGCCGATTCCCGTCGGTGACGCGCTTGCCCTGGCGCCGATCCAGCTCGGGATGATGGGGCGCATCGCCGCCATTTACGACCTCGAGCTGAAGACGATGATGTCCGCCGGCGCGCTCGCTCAGCTCGGCGTGCAGATCTCCGGTCAAGCGCTCGCGCGAAGCTTCCTGAAACTCATCCCCGGCGCCGGCAATGCCGTGAACGCGAGCGTCGCTGCCGCGCTCACGGTCGCGATGGGCGAGGGATGGATGCGCCTGTGCGAACAGGTCCACACCGGCAAGCTCGACCTCGCCAAGGTCGGGGACGCCTGGGGCGAATACGTTCCCGGAGCGCTCGATGTCGTGCGCAAAATGGCCGAGCAGCGGGTCGGGAAGAAGAAGCTCTAG
- a CDS encoding AAA family ATPase — protein sequence MLVVISGLPGTGKSAVADQVARTLGAVHLSIDPVEDALLGAGLEPGWMTGVAAYEAVRAAAEQNLRLGRAVVVDAVNDSEPARDTWRRAGAAAGTPLRFFVLDLADTAEHQRRLDGRTRGLVHVGEPSWRDIRSRAEAFEAWQGPHERIDASAPVAAVAASVLHRLESAEPHTR from the coding sequence GTGCTCGTCGTCATCTCCGGACTCCCCGGCACCGGCAAGTCGGCCGTCGCCGACCAGGTCGCCCGCACGCTCGGCGCGGTTCACCTCTCCATCGATCCGGTCGAAGACGCTCTTCTCGGCGCAGGCTTAGAACCGGGGTGGATGACGGGAGTCGCTGCCTACGAAGCGGTGCGGGCCGCTGCGGAACAGAACCTGAGGCTCGGTCGCGCCGTCGTCGTCGACGCCGTCAACGACAGCGAACCGGCCCGCGACACCTGGCGCCGCGCCGGCGCGGCGGCGGGAACCCCCCTGCGCTTCTTCGTGCTCGACCTCGCCGACACCGCCGAGCACCAGCGTCGACTCGACGGCCGCACGCGTGGGCTCGTGCACGTCGGGGAACCGTCGTGGCGCGACATCCGCTCTCGGGCCGAGGCATTCGAGGCGTGGCAGGGGCCGCACGAGCGGATCGATGCGTCAGCGCCGGTCGCTGCGGTCGCGGCATCCGTCCTTCATCGCTTGGAATCAGCCGAGCCGCACACTCGCTGA
- a CDS encoding VOC family protein: MITGIHTIVYSDDPPATRAFFRDVIGWDFIETSPGWLIFASGPSEGGVHPRTWPGQEKPYDQRHEISLICDDLDDTLAQLRERGASFDPSTIWEREYGRGLDIPVPGIGALMLYQPSYAPAWEPGV, from the coding sequence ATGATCACCGGCATCCACACCATCGTCTACAGCGATGACCCGCCTGCGACGCGTGCGTTCTTCCGCGACGTGATCGGGTGGGACTTCATCGAGACCTCGCCCGGCTGGCTCATCTTCGCCTCGGGGCCGAGCGAGGGAGGTGTTCATCCGCGTACCTGGCCGGGGCAGGAGAAGCCGTATGACCAGCGTCATGAGATCTCACTGATCTGCGATGACCTCGACGACACGCTGGCGCAGCTGCGCGAGCGTGGGGCATCGTTCGACCCGTCGACGATCTGGGAGCGCGAGTACGGCCGCGGGCTCGACATCCCGGTGCCGGGGATCGGGGCACTGATGCTCTATCAGCCGAGCTATGCGCCGGCGTGGGAGCCCGGCGTCTGA